In Prunus dulcis chromosome 1, ALMONDv2, whole genome shotgun sequence, the following are encoded in one genomic region:
- the LOC117615053 gene encoding uncharacterized protein LOC117615053 codes for MAYVVGEGGKKMVLSSAAKKWKDFKSTLTRQFILPFANEKEKLKEPPQLYNFIEKSQWDAFVASRLSQDFEAMHSEQSQRREKCEYNHRLSRKGYVGLEDQLEETMPGEEIDRSLLWKKAREDKQGNIPNPKVAEKDDLKKQVSKGTLTVSRSNDVLTLALGTPELVGRVRGVGAGISPTQFFNLPRQQRVKFADKLKESVMEAVREETKKMEARESKVFWWQSEQ; via the exons ATGGCTTATGTTGTTGGGGAAGGGGGCAAGAAGATGGTGCTGTCGTCTGCCGCCaaaaaatggaaggattttAAGTCTACCTTAACTAGGCAGTTTATCCTTCCATTCGCAAATGAGAAGGAGAAGTTAAAAGAGCCCCCTCAGCTTTATAACTTCATAGAGAAATctcaatgggatgcctttgtagcttcaaggttatccCAAGATTTTGAGGCTATGCATTCTGAGCAGTCACAGAGAAGGGAGAAATGCGAGTACAACCATAGGTTGTCTCGAAAAGGGTACGTTGgtttggaggatcaattggaagAAACCATGCCCGGTGAAGAAATCGATCGATCTCTGCTATGGAAGAAGGCAAGAGAAGATAAACAGGGAAACATCCCTAATCCAAAGGTTGCAGAGAAG gatgatttgaaaaaacaaGTCTCCAAGGGCACTCTGACTGTCTCTAGGAGCAACGATGTTTTGACCTTGGCTTTGGGAACCCCTGAGCTTGTTGGGAGGGTCAGAGGTGTTGGAGCTGGAATTTCCCCAACTCAATTCTTCAATTTGCCGAGACAACAGAGAGTAAAATTTGCTGACAAATTGAAGGAAAGTGTTATGGAAGCAGTGAGAGAGGAAAccaaaaagatggaggctagGGAAAGCAAAGTGTTTTGGTGGCAGTCAGAGCAGTGA
- the LOC117623832 gene encoding UDP-glycosyltransferase 92A1-like — protein MGFENEHIVMLPFMAQGHIIPFLALAKQIQQRTNFTITIATTPLNIQSLQSTIATSSNNNTINLAELSFCSTEHGLPPNTETPENLPLSKLINLVAASVSLEAPARRLISDIMEKEGRPPLCIISDVFFGWANDVADSLGTVNVSFATGGAYGTAADTSIWLNLPHRSTEEDFFTVPGFPERCCFNISQLDPFTRAADGTDSWSRFFQPQISLSTKSFGWLCNTVEEIEPFGLDILRNNLRRPVWSTGPLIPREALKNTSTLDLSVSRQRVGKKLSFPAEKCLEWLDQHASDSVICISFGSQNTISETQMKELAIGLEESGRAFIWVIRPPVGFDLKGEFREEWLPQGFEERMNKSKQGLLVHNWAPQLEILSHKATRVFVSHCGWNSVMESLSQGVPIVGWPLAAEQAYNSKMLEEEMGVSVELTRGVQSKIVGEEVKGVIDLVMDESGKGGEMRKNAAVIKEKIRASIRDDDEEKGSSVRAMDDFVAVLFSKRQESSKSSNSIVSH, from the coding sequence ATGGGATTTGAAAATGAGCACATTGTAATGCTGCCATTCATGGCTCAAGGCCATATCAtaccatttctagcactagcAAAGCAAATCCAGCAAAGAACAAACTTCACCATCACCATTGCCACAACCCCCCTCAACATCCAGTCCCTCCAATCCACCATTGCCACCTCATCAAACAACAACACCATCAACTTGGCTGAGCTTTCATTTTGTAGCACAGAACATGGCTTGCCCCCAAACACTGAAACCCCAGAGAACTTGCCTCTCAGCAAACTGATCAATCTTGTTGCTGCTTCTGTCAGCCTTGAAGCTCCTGCTCGCCGCCTAATCTCCGACATCATGGAAAAGGAAGGCCGCCCGCCGCTTTGCATAATCTCTGATGTGTTTTTCGGATGGGCTAATGATGTTGCAGACAGCTTAGGCACTGTCAATGTGAGCTTCGCCACAGGTGGTGCTTATGGAACTGCCGCTGACACCTCCATTTGGCTCAACCTCCCACACCGCTCTACAGAGGAGGACTTCTTCACCGTTCCTGGGTTCCCGGAACGGTGCTGTTTCAATATCTCTCAGCTGGATCCATTTACAAGAGCTGCAGATGGTACAGATTCTTGGTCCAGATTTTTCCAGCCTCAAATTTCACTTTCTACTAAATCTTTTGGTTGGCTGTGCAATACTGTGGAGGAAATTGAACCCTTTGGATTGGACATCTTGAGGAATAACTTGAGGCGTCCTGTTTGGTCCACTGGGCCTCTCATTCCTAGAGAGGCACTCAAGAACACATCAACTTTGGATTTAAGTGTTTCAAGGCAACGTGTGGGAAAAAAACTGAGTTTTCCTGCTGAGAAATGCCTTGAATGGCTTGACCAACATGCTTCAGATTCTGTTATTTGTATTTCGTTTGGTTCTCAGAACACAATCAGTGAAACCCAAATGAAGGAATTGGCTATTGGGTTGGAAGAAAGTGGGAGGGCTTTCATTTGGGTCATAAGGCCTCCAgtaggatttgatttgaaaggAGAGTTCAGAGAAGAGTGGCTGCCTCAAGGATTTGAAGAGAGAATgaacaaaagcaaacaagGCTTGTTGGTGCACAATTGGGCACCTCAGTTGGAGATTTTGTCACACAAAGCCACAAGGGTGTTTGTGAGTCATTGTGGGTGGAATTCAGTGATGGAAAGCTTGAGCCAGGGTGTGCCAATTGTTGGGTGGCCATTGGCAGCAGAGCAGGCGTATAATTCAAAGATGTTGGAGGAGGAGATGGGTGTGAGTGTGGAGCTGACAAGGGGTGTGCAGAGCAAAATTGTTGGGGAGGAGGTGAAGGGTGTGATTGATTTGGTGATGGATGAAAGTGGGAAAGGAGGAGAGATGAGGAAAAATGCTGCTGTGATTAAGGAGAAGATAAGAGCATCAAtaagagatgatgatgaagaaaaagggTCTTCTGTTAGGGCAATGGATGATTTTGTTGCTGTTCTTTTTTCAAAGAGACAAGAATCATCAAAATCCAGTAACTCCATTGTTAGTCATTAG